The window GGAGAGGCTATTTTTGATGAGTTTGGACAAGTCCAGAAACTCTTCGGGACAGCGATGGATATTACTCAGCGTAAACAGGTAGAAGAAGCTGTGCGACAAGCCTCAGCAAGAGAACGAGAAAAGGCGCAACAGCTAGAACTGACTCTGTCTCAATTAAAACGAACCCAAGTCCAACTCATTCAAACCGAAAAAATGTCCAGTTTGGGACAGATGGTTGCAGGAGTTGCTCATGAAATTAACAACCCTGTTAGTTTTATTTATGGCAATCTGGCTCCAGCCAATGAATATGCCCAAAATTTGATTCGACTGACTCAACTTTACCAAAAAACTTACCCCGCTCCTACTCCCGAAATTCAGGCATTCATTGAGGAAATCGACTTAGATTTTCTGGTGGAAGATTGGCAGAAACTCATGCATTCCATGCAGATAGGCACTGAGCGTATCCAAGAAATTGTTCTCTCACTACGAAGCTTCTCTAGGCTTAATGAATCTGAACTCAAACCAGTTGATATTCATGAAGGAATTGACAATACTTTAATCATTTTGCAGCACCGACTCAGAGCAGTAGGCGATCGCCCTGAAATTGAAGTTATTAAAAATTACGATAAACTGCCAAAAGTTACCTGTTATGCCAGTCAATTGAATCAGGTATTTATGAATCTATTAAGTAATGCCATTGATGCTTTAGACTGTCAATCTAGTCCACGTCGAATTACCATCCATACTTCACTGAAAAATCGTGGACTTGAACAGGAAACCAAGTATCGCAAAACACTCGAATTTCCTTTACAACCTGTGAATTACAGCATCCAACGTGGTCAAAAATCAATGGTAAAAAGTAAGCCCTTAAGGGTTAGCCTGAAGCGAAGTTACCCCTTCGTATTGGCGGCTTCATCAGCCTTAGTGAAGCGAAGCAAGTTAGCACAAAAGCGGGCAGCCAATACCCTCCAGGAACTAGGGAAAGGAAAACAGCCCAATTCCCCAGTGGTAGTGATTCGCATTACTGACAATGGTTCTGGGATGAGTGAGGAGGTACGTAATCAAATATTCGACCCATTTTACACAACAAAACCTGTGGGAAGTGGTACAGGTTTGGGATTAGCAATCAGCTATCAGATTGTAGTTGAAAAACATCAGGGTAAACTGACTTGTTTTTCTTTGCCTGGAAAAGGAACAAAGATGATTGTAGAGATTCCGGTAAAATCCTGAATTGAGTGGTTATGCCGAGGAAATACAAGCTGTATAAAATTAAAATTTCAATTGCTAATTCATAATTTATTCCCTAAATTCATAACTATTAATTTCTCAGTAATCGCAAACCATTCAATGTTACTAAACCTGACGCCATAATCCCAAACCAGCGGCACCCAATGCCGCAACAATCATCAATAGGTCAACATCAAGCTGTTTGTCTTTAAATAGGGTAGTGAGTCCCTCACGCGCACTTGGATAGCCACCAATCACGTAAGCCGCTGGTAAAATAAGCAAGCCGAATCCCATCCAATTGAGCTGAAGTGATAACCAACCCAGAAATACAAGGATTGCACAAACCGCAGCGGCTAAAGTATCGGTATGTTGTTGATATAGCTAATTCAGGCGAGAGATAAATACAGAACGTTGAGCTATCGAGTGCGAGTAGATGCAGACGATTCCTTTACTTTAAACCTTGACTAAACAAGTGAGGTATTTCTGAACCATTTGCAGTAATTCTTGAGGCTGTGGGGGCTTAGCTAAAAACTCAGTTGCGCCAGATTGAATGGCACGAAACCGATCCAATTGAGTATTTCGAGCAGTCAGAATAATAATGGGTGTTTTCTTAAACACGGGAGTTTCCCGCAAAAATTTACAGATGCTATAACCATCCGCATTGGGCAAGTGTAAGTCTAGCAAAATGAGATCTGGTTTGTGTTCTATGAGTTGGGAGAATCCGTGCATGGGTTCTGGAATAATTAACACTTGATATCCAGCAGGCATCAAGATTTTTTTTAAAGTGTGAGCCAACACAGGACTATCTTCAATACAAGCGATTACAGGCTGTTTCTCGGTCGATTTGATCGCTGTAGTTTCTAATGGGGGGGGATTGGTGGCAGTCGCCTGTTTAACCGTGGGTACGGGTAAATCAGAAACTTCTTGGAATTGCAGTATGCCCTTCTCAACAAAAGGGATTAAGGAGCGAGTGACCTCAGCGACTGATTGGTGCAGTTGTAAGGCAATATCCCATAGGGTGAACTGACCGTTGAGATAGCTGTCTGAAACGGGGAGGAGTTGAGGGTCTGCCCCCTGCCGCAACGTTGGCGCGAGGGTTGGACTGAGGTGATCTAAACCCGTCGCTTGCCATTTTTGCTCCATCTGTACTGTGTTATTGAGGAGTGTTTGTATTTCTTTGCTAGACAAGGCGACAGTCTGGTAGAACACCGATGTCGTTTTTTGGCTCGGTTTCCAATCACTGTTCCAGTCTGTGCAGTTACTGAGTTCAAACAAACATTCTTGAACAATATTACGAATCACTAATTTGGCTTGAATCAGACTCAATTGCTTTTGGCTGAATCCTTGAGTGAGGAGCTGACTTTGCCAAGATTGATTATCCAATAACTCGGAGCAATCAACACTCCAGTTCCAGTTAGGGCACTGATGTTTTAACGCTCTATGCCACCGTCTTACAGGATGGATTTTATCTATAGCATAGAGCAACTTACCCCGAACAAGATGAAGATGCCAAACAATTGTATCGTTGTGTAGGATGAGTTCTCCGTCACTCAGTTTACTGAAGTTTTTGAATTCTTGAATCAGGTTTGTTGGTATCATTTCTAACAAAATTCCAGAATATTTTTAGGGATTGAGATGAGGATGATGCATTCCCCTCAAACTTAAAGGCGATGCAATTTACTCCTATGGAGTGGCTTTTTGTTGAATTCACACCCCATGATCAAGGCCAAATCCGTCCGTACAGCAGAAAAGATGAATTTCCGGTGAAAAAATCAATGCTTGTGAGTTTATAGAGACGGGAGATCAAAGCGTATCCGTCTTGTTGTCGTTGTTGTTAACTGGGAATCAAGCCTAAAACAGTAGATGCCTTCGAGTTGCTCAGCGTGTAGATAAAGTTAGGCAACTATCGTTGCTGTCTGTGAAGAACCTATCTCACATTCGAGTTATTTTTTAGTATCTTATGATACATTTTTGCGAACGAAAGCATCTACCTTCTCTATATTTGTCTATATTAATGGGTTATTCCGGAGAATGTTGAATCAATTCTCAAAAGTTAATTCAATCATGCTACTTTTCTACATCGAATTATAAATAATTAATGAATATCACCTCAATCTGTTGCGGATATTAGCGAACTGAAATACTATTAATATAAAGCGTCATACACCGTAGTACGACTTCAGAGATTGGGTAGCATATACTCGTAGTAAGCTAGTTCTTACAATTATCTTACTTCAGCTATATTACGAGTTAGATACGCCAGGGCTATCTATTTTAAAAGCTTCAATTAGATGAATTTTCAATTCCGCCTAATTCTTCTCTAAGTCTTCAGAGAAGATAAAAATCAAGCTAGGACGGGGTGTAATTAATTGACCAAATTCTTGATGCTAAATATAGCATTTCTATTCGATTGGTGAACAATCACCTATACGGATATTGGATTGCCGCAGGAGCAGAAGAGAGAACTCATATCTCATTTTATTATGGATTGCTATATCAAGGTAAAAACACCAGGAAACCCGTAAAATCCAGGGTGCCAATTGATCAAGCCAGTAATCAAGTATTTGCGGAGAGAGCAGATTCCGACGTTTTGCACCTAATGGAGAGGAAGACTTGTCAATGAATAAAGCTATCAATCAATTACGAATCATCAATCAACTACGGATTACAGTTTTAGTTCTGCTTGTATTCGCTCTGTTTAATTTGGTAACCATTTATCGTCAAATTGACAGTATGACGATTGACGGTAGAATTGTGAATTATGCCGGTATCGTTCGAGGAAATAGTCAAAGATTAATCAAATTAACTCTCTTAGAACAAAATACAGATAGCGTAGTTTCTAAGTTAGATAAAATAATTCAAGGGCTTATAAAAGGAGATAAAGAACTTAATTTAGTTAAGGTTGAATCCCCAGACTTTCAGGCCAAAATGTCCCAAATCGAACAGTCTTGGACTCAACTTAAGAACACCCTAAGAGACTATAAAAATAATCCTAATACTTCAGAAAGAGGGCGTCTTCTCAAAGCAAGTGAGGATTACTGGGATTTAACGAATGCCGCCGTATCATCAGCCGAATCTTTTGCCAAACATCATGTACAACTTTCTAAAAACTTGGCGATTATTTTGTTCATTGCCAACCTTGTAATCCTGGTCGTCATTTGGAATATTTCTCAATATATTAAATCGAGGCTGACGAGGACGATCAATACCCTGGCTAGTTCTTCAACTCAGATTTCTGCCACCATCGAGGAACAAGAACGCATTGCGAGTCAGCAGGCGGCTTCAGTGAATGAAACCACAACCACGATGGATGAATTAGAAGCCTCTTGCCGACAGGCGGCAGAGCAAGCCAAAGCGGCTGTTACCGCTGCACAACAAGCACTGGGACTCGCACAGGGAGGTACCCAAGCGGTAGAGGAAACATTGGAAGGGATGTTTACTTTAGAAAGCAAAGTAGGAGCGATCGCAGAACAAATTGTGTATCTGAGCGAACAAGCCGATCAAATTGGCAGTATTTCCCAACTTGTTTCTGACTTAGCCAACAAAACAAACATGTTGGCATTTAATTCATCTGTAGAAGCGGTTCGCGCTGGAGAACATGGCAAAGGTTTTTCTGTAGTAGCTAATGAAATTCGTAAATTAGCTGATCAAAGTGAAAAATCGGCTGAGAAAATTAGTGACTTGGTATCAGAAATTCAGAGCGCCATTAATTCAACGGTGATGGTTACGGATGAAGGGACGAAGACAGTCGCGACGGGAGTACAAAGTGCTAGAAAAACCAATCAAGCCTTCACTGGGGTAGCAGATGCCGTCAATAAAGTGGTTTTGAACAATCAACAAATTTCACTCAATCTCAAGCAACAGGTTGATGCCATGCAACAAATTGTCGAAGCGATGGAGACAATTAACAAGGGAGCAAAAGAAACCGCGACTGGCATTAGTCAAACCAAATCAGGTACCGCACAACTGAATGAAGCGGCGTTGGTTCTTAAACGGATTGTTTGAAACGTGAAAAGCTCACCTCTTTTTATGAGTTCCGGCTCAATGTGCCCTTAGCCAGGAAGGAAGCAAGAAGATAGAGTGGT of the Allocoleopsis franciscana PCC 7113 genome contains:
- a CDS encoding response regulator, which gives rise to MIPTNLIQEFKNFSKLSDGELILHNDTIVWHLHLVRGKLLYAIDKIHPVRRWHRALKHQCPNWNWSVDCSELLDNQSWQSQLLTQGFSQKQLSLIQAKLVIRNIVQECLFELSNCTDWNSDWKPSQKTTSVFYQTVALSSKEIQTLLNNTVQMEQKWQATGLDHLSPTLAPTLRQGADPQLLPVSDSYLNGQFTLWDIALQLHQSVAEVTRSLIPFVEKGILQFQEVSDLPVPTVKQATATNPPPLETTAIKSTEKQPVIACIEDSPVLAHTLKKILMPAGYQVLIIPEPMHGFSQLIEHKPDLILLDLHLPNADGYSICKFLRETPVFKKTPIIILTARNTQLDRFRAIQSGATEFLAKPPQPQELLQMVQKYLTCLVKV
- a CDS encoding methyl-accepting chemotaxis protein codes for the protein MNKAINQLRIINQLRITVLVLLVFALFNLVTIYRQIDSMTIDGRIVNYAGIVRGNSQRLIKLTLLEQNTDSVVSKLDKIIQGLIKGDKELNLVKVESPDFQAKMSQIEQSWTQLKNTLRDYKNNPNTSERGRLLKASEDYWDLTNAAVSSAESFAKHHVQLSKNLAIILFIANLVILVVIWNISQYIKSRLTRTINTLASSSTQISATIEEQERIASQQAASVNETTTTMDELEASCRQAAEQAKAAVTAAQQALGLAQGGTQAVEETLEGMFTLESKVGAIAEQIVYLSEQADQIGSISQLVSDLANKTNMLAFNSSVEAVRAGEHGKGFSVVANEIRKLADQSEKSAEKISDLVSEIQSAINSTVMVTDEGTKTVATGVQSARKTNQAFTGVADAVNKVVLNNQQISLNLKQQVDAMQQIVEAMETINKGAKETATGISQTKSGTAQLNEAALVLKRIV
- a CDS encoding PAS domain S-box protein, with translation MNANILIVDDTLPSLQLLSNLLTGQGYKVRGILKGQKALSTARLAKPDLILLDIKMPDLDGYEVCKQLKADEQTSHIPVIFISALNEALDKVKAFALGGADYITKPFQVEEVLARIENQLKIQLLSKQLIEKNTQLSQKIVMCQKLQVELNNQNKLRQSILNSAPVGICLTDENGCFVEVNPAYCKLYGFTPEELIGQSFTVHFPHAPAEHKLELMQQYRDFIQDVQNNDKGEFTVWRKDGTELMVDIRRNGFQQNDGKYFVVTTVMDITERKRMEETLRTTLHTAFLAEAKLAAAQRLAHLGNWEFDVLTQKFIWSEELFDIFGLDWMQPEPSFVTFLRLIYPDDRPLLQKAFKQMLATGTSDEIDYRIVRLDGQIRYVVGRGEAIFDEFGQVQKLFGTAMDITQRKQVEEAVRQASAREREKAQQLELTLSQLKRTQVQLIQTEKMSSLGQMVAGVAHEINNPVSFIYGNLAPANEYAQNLIRLTQLYQKTYPAPTPEIQAFIEEIDLDFLVEDWQKLMHSMQIGTERIQEIVLSLRSFSRLNESELKPVDIHEGIDNTLIILQHRLRAVGDRPEIEVIKNYDKLPKVTCYASQLNQVFMNLLSNAIDALDCQSSPRRITIHTSLKNRGLEQETKYRKTLEFPLQPVNYSIQRGQKSMVKSKPLRVSLKRSYPFVLAASSALVKRSKLAQKRAANTLQELGKGKQPNSPVVVIRITDNGSGMSEEVRNQIFDPFYTTKPVGSGTGLGLAISYQIVVEKHQGKLTCFSLPGKGTKMIVEIPVKS